In one window of Tellurirhabdus rosea DNA:
- a CDS encoding anthranilate phosphoribosyltransferase yields MSFMNRLATAPDPTATALGRAIKLIGIGKNGSKNLTPELIAECRQSLLTDADPLQKGAFIGALLAKGPTAEEQTLENLWGKGAFAHPTFLINKLCPDLPPKLFPIATKLLRNDHSLKPSEAHQLGDFLFDESYSSECCEVFRGLAVSILRVRHETNDEYRGLYEATMQTITPGFQQIACVTRPLLQLAEPFDGVEHSYLITPLLANFFESRGYGVVSMVGRTPGPKYTLNAHDLFLHLGCPMLQSNHELDTPPDPYGWVLDQKALSPALDRWVNRRRTLLKRPFLSTLEKLLNPCSARVLVTSVFHITYQMKMAELALMAGFDAVMVLKRGLEGSLAPSTSRSSGVLCAVRTPQGHLFFQNFDADLPTFTEYRTESDESVVNPQPHDNARLIRQFLNDEKTENEAFDNQVRFAKALFGRGLNWIEGQLK; encoded by the coding sequence ATGTCGTTCATGAACCGCCTCGCCACCGCACCCGATCCGACCGCTACTGCTCTGGGACGGGCCATCAAACTGATCGGCATTGGCAAAAACGGCAGTAAAAATCTTACGCCGGAACTGATTGCGGAGTGCCGTCAATCCCTGCTCACCGATGCCGATCCGCTGCAGAAAGGGGCCTTCATCGGTGCCCTGCTGGCGAAAGGGCCGACCGCAGAGGAGCAGACGCTGGAGAATTTATGGGGAAAAGGCGCTTTTGCCCATCCGACCTTCCTGATTAACAAACTGTGTCCGGACCTGCCGCCCAAGCTGTTTCCGATTGCCACCAAACTGCTGCGGAACGACCATTCGCTGAAACCCAGCGAGGCGCATCAACTGGGCGATTTTCTGTTTGACGAAAGTTACTCCTCCGAATGCTGCGAAGTGTTTCGGGGACTGGCCGTGAGCATCCTGCGGGTGCGGCACGAAACCAACGACGAATACCGCGGGCTGTACGAGGCCACGATGCAGACCATCACGCCGGGGTTTCAGCAGATTGCCTGCGTCACCCGCCCGCTGCTGCAACTGGCCGAACCGTTCGACGGGGTGGAGCACTCGTATCTGATTACGCCGCTGCTGGCCAATTTTTTCGAAAGCCGCGGCTACGGCGTGGTGTCGATGGTCGGCCGGACGCCGGGGCCCAAATACACCCTGAACGCCCACGACCTGTTTCTGCACCTTGGCTGCCCGATGCTGCAAAGCAACCATGAACTCGATACGCCGCCCGACCCGTACGGCTGGGTCCTCGACCAGAAAGCCCTGTCGCCGGCGCTCGACCGCTGGGTGAACCGCCGCCGGACGCTCCTCAAACGGCCGTTTCTGTCAACGCTGGAAAAGCTGCTCAATCCGTGTTCGGCGCGGGTGCTGGTGACTTCCGTTTTTCACATTACCTACCAGATGAAAATGGCGGAACTTGCGCTGATGGCCGGGTTTGATGCCGTGATGGTGCTGAAGCGGGGCCTGGAAGGCAGCCTGGCGCCGTCGACGAGCCGGAGCAGCGGCGTTCTTTGCGCCGTCCGGACGCCCCAGGGGCATCTGTTCTTCCAGAATTTTGACGCCGATCTGCCGACGTTTACGGAGTACCGTACCGAAAGCGACGAATCCGTCGTGAACCCGCAGCCGCACGACAACGCCCGGCTGATCCGTCAGTTCCTGAACGACGAGAAGACAGAAAACGAAGCCTTCGACAATCAGGTCAGATTCGCCAAAGCACTCTTCGGACGCGGCCTCAACTGGATTGAAGGACAACTAAAATAA
- the hpt gene encoding hypoxanthine phosphoribosyltransferase — protein sequence MLTVKDKTFVPFIDKATLESRIASLAVRIDEDYRDKEPLIVVVLNGAFMFAAELMKNLTVPCRITFIRVGSYAQTQSTGVVRQILGLHESLEGEDVILVEDIVDTGLTIRQVRQQIESQHPASVRIATLLFKPEALQTEVNLDYVGFEIENRFVLGFGLDYDGFGRNTKEILVLQ from the coding sequence ATGCTGACAGTTAAAGACAAGACCTTCGTTCCGTTCATTGACAAAGCCACGCTTGAGAGCCGAATCGCCTCCTTAGCCGTCCGAATTGATGAAGATTACCGGGATAAAGAGCCGCTGATTGTGGTGGTTCTGAACGGCGCCTTCATGTTCGCCGCCGAACTGATGAAGAACCTGACCGTTCCGTGCCGCATTACCTTTATCCGCGTCGGCTCGTATGCCCAGACGCAGTCAACGGGCGTGGTCCGTCAGATTCTCGGCCTGCACGAATCGCTGGAGGGGGAAGACGTCATTCTGGTGGAAGATATTGTTGACACCGGCCTGACCATCCGGCAGGTCCGGCAGCAGATCGAATCCCAGCACCCGGCCTCGGTCAGAATTGCCACGCTGCTCTTCAAGCCCGAAGCGTTGCAAACGGAAGTCAATCTGGATTACGTCGGCTTTGAAATCGAAAACCGGTTTGTCCTCGGCTTCGGTCTCGACTACGACGGATTCGGCCGGAATACGAAAGAAATATTAGTGTTACAATAA
- a CDS encoding tetratricopeptide repeat protein gives MKALVGVLLGTLLAVSASAQIYDPREFDKKYDMLLKHPGVQIESAEAINNLYNYKFYEADKEFRWLRLRYPNHPMPYFLMGLAEWWKIVPNTDVTDYDDKCLAYMDSTITKAEKLYDEKDDKVEASFFLSAAYAFKGRLYSERKKWAKATLAGKNALKYFDKCKGNGDLSPELLFGDGLFNYYAQWIPQNYPLLKPILVFFPKGNKQQGIQQLEKTSNNAFYTRTEARYFLLQIYSMENQYDKAYDLAKYMWQQYPDNPFFERYYARTAFVRGQIAEAESSSRSILNKISESRAGYEAVSGRTAAYILAYINYNYYRNLPVAKQFYQQSIDFAKQTNSFDAGYYWASVLALGKIATAEKNYEQANAYFKEVLDKADKKSSQYKEAKEAMKNTKKSRREERRKRN, from the coding sequence ATGAAAGCATTGGTTGGCGTTTTACTGGGTACGCTGCTGGCTGTTTCGGCCTCGGCGCAGATCTACGATCCCCGGGAATTCGACAAAAAATACGACATGCTCCTGAAGCACCCCGGTGTTCAGATCGAGTCGGCGGAGGCTATCAATAACCTGTACAATTACAAATTCTATGAAGCCGACAAGGAGTTTCGCTGGCTGCGGCTGCGGTATCCCAACCACCCGATGCCCTATTTTCTGATGGGCCTGGCGGAGTGGTGGAAGATCGTGCCGAATACGGACGTTACCGACTACGACGACAAGTGCCTGGCTTACATGGACTCGACCATCACAAAAGCCGAGAAACTGTACGATGAGAAGGACGATAAGGTGGAGGCTTCTTTCTTCCTGTCGGCCGCCTACGCCTTCAAAGGCCGTCTGTATTCCGAACGGAAGAAGTGGGCCAAAGCGACACTGGCCGGCAAAAACGCCCTGAAGTACTTCGACAAATGCAAAGGCAACGGCGACCTGAGCCCCGAACTGCTGTTTGGCGATGGGCTGTTCAACTACTATGCCCAGTGGATTCCGCAGAACTATCCGCTGCTGAAGCCGATTCTGGTCTTTTTCCCGAAAGGCAACAAACAGCAGGGCATTCAGCAGCTCGAAAAGACGTCAAACAACGCTTTCTACACCCGCACCGAAGCCCGGTATTTTCTGCTGCAGATCTACAGCATGGAAAACCAGTACGATAAAGCGTATGATTTGGCGAAGTACATGTGGCAGCAGTACCCGGACAACCCGTTCTTCGAGCGTTACTACGCCCGGACGGCCTTTGTGCGCGGCCAGATTGCCGAGGCGGAATCGTCTTCCCGGAGTATTCTGAACAAAATAAGCGAGAGCCGCGCGGGCTACGAAGCGGTGAGCGGACGGACGGCCGCGTACATTCTCGCGTACATCAACTATAATTATTACCGCAACCTGCCCGTTGCGAAGCAGTTTTACCAGCAGTCCATCGACTTCGCCAAGCAGACCAATTCGTTTGATGCGGGTTATTACTGGGCGTCCGTGCTGGCGCTGGGCAAGATTGCCACCGCCGAAAAGAACTACGAACAGGCGAACGCTTACTTCAAGGAAGTGCTGGACAAAGCCGACAAAAAGTCGTCGCAGTACAAAGAGGCGAAAGAAGCGATGAAAAACACGAAGAAATCGCGGCGGGAAGAACGGAGGAAAAGGAATTAA
- a CDS encoding Lrp/AsnC family transcriptional regulator, producing MSVSKLDQIDRKVLEILQSNGRITNAQLSKEIGLSPAPTLERVKKLETSGIIQSYHAQLNREKVGLGVTTFVQVTLVGHKKQVTESFVSKVMGIPEIIECHHITGSGDFLLKVIAKDISSYQVLMLEKINEIEEVASTQTMVILSTFKESKVLPIP from the coding sequence ATGTCAGTTAGCAAACTCGATCAGATTGATCGTAAGGTTTTAGAAATTCTTCAGTCGAACGGCAGAATAACCAACGCGCAGCTTTCCAAGGAAATCGGCCTTTCGCCCGCCCCGACGCTCGAACGCGTCAAAAAACTGGAAACCTCGGGCATTATTCAGAGCTACCACGCCCAGCTTAATCGTGAAAAAGTAGGTCTTGGCGTTACCACGTTTGTGCAGGTAACCCTCGTCGGTCATAAGAAGCAGGTAACCGAATCGTTCGTGTCCAAGGTGATGGGCATTCCGGAGATCATCGAATGCCACCACATCACCGGCTCCGGCGACTTTCTGCTGAAAGTGATCGCAAAAGATATTTCGTCGTACCAGGTACTGATGCTGGAAAAGATCAACGAAATCGAAGAAGTGGCCAGCACGCAGACCATGGTCATTCTCTCGACCTTCAAAGAAAGCAAAGTACTGCCCATCCCCTGA
- a CDS encoding DUF2256 domain-containing protein, translating to MRKKSDLPSKICPVCGKPFLWRKKWERNWESVIYCSERCRRHKTGTEFV from the coding sequence ATGCGTAAGAAGTCAGACCTGCCGTCAAAAATTTGTCCTGTTTGCGGAAAGCCTTTTCTGTGGCGGAAAAAGTGGGAGCGGAACTGGGAAAGCGTGATTTATTGCAGCGAACGCTGCCGTCGCCATAAAACCGGAACGGAATTTGTCTGA
- a CDS encoding glycoside hydrolase family 10 protein — MLLLARFLPLLLTAFWWFFDWPAPAPTAPPPPKREFRAVWIATVDNIDWPSRRGLPADSQKVEFQRMLDMHQRAGINAVIVQVRAAADAFYAKGSEPWSVWLTGQQGRAPEPFYDPLEFMIEEAHSRGMELHAWFNLDRATFSKNTVVTPDHISLRRPDWMVAYGGRKLFNLGLPEVRSYVTGIVTNVLRNYDVDGIHFDDYFYPYHVPGQIFNDDSTYRVLNTTGLKKEDWRRANVDKLIHQLHDSIQTIKPYVKFGISPFGVWKNQAQDPEGSPTFGGMTAYYNLYADVRKWVKEGWVDYVAPQVYFSSGFDKVPYRALVNWWSKNSFNRHLYIGHGTYRLGNVRERDKKWFDPAEMPGQVRYNRQYPSVHGSIYFSSRSLMNNPYSFRDSLLTDLYRFPALVPAMPWKDAEPPYPPRSLKAMPTPGGVELAWQKPENAADGDAVRYYVLYRFAEMDKLTTEDPRHILALCIGEQTNRYVDRTAEPDKKYTYVLTAVDRMHNESAPARLDIKIP, encoded by the coding sequence ATGCTTCTGCTGGCCCGTTTTCTGCCTTTATTATTGACTGCGTTCTGGTGGTTCTTCGACTGGCCGGCTCCCGCCCCCACGGCTCCGCCCCCGCCAAAACGGGAATTCCGGGCCGTCTGGATTGCAACGGTGGACAACATCGACTGGCCCAGCCGCCGCGGCCTGCCCGCCGACAGCCAAAAGGTGGAATTTCAGCGGATGCTGGACATGCACCAGCGGGCGGGCATCAACGCCGTGATCGTGCAGGTGCGGGCGGCCGCGGATGCGTTTTACGCGAAGGGCTCGGAACCCTGGTCGGTCTGGCTCACGGGCCAGCAGGGCCGTGCGCCCGAGCCGTTCTACGATCCGCTGGAGTTCATGATCGAAGAGGCGCACAGCCGGGGCATGGAACTGCACGCGTGGTTTAACCTCGACCGGGCTACCTTCAGCAAAAACACCGTTGTCACCCCGGACCACATCAGCCTCCGCCGCCCCGACTGGATGGTGGCGTACGGCGGCCGCAAACTGTTCAATCTGGGCCTTCCCGAAGTGCGTTCCTACGTAACCGGCATTGTCACGAACGTGCTGCGCAACTACGACGTGGACGGCATTCATTTCGACGATTACTTCTATCCCTATCACGTGCCGGGGCAGATTTTCAACGACGACTCGACCTACCGGGTGCTCAACACCACCGGGCTTAAAAAAGAAGACTGGCGGCGGGCCAACGTCGATAAGCTCATCCATCAGCTTCATGACTCCATCCAGACCATCAAACCGTACGTGAAATTTGGAATCAGCCCGTTTGGCGTCTGGAAAAATCAGGCCCAGGACCCCGAAGGCTCTCCGACTTTCGGCGGCATGACGGCTTACTACAACCTCTACGCCGACGTGCGGAAGTGGGTCAAGGAAGGCTGGGTCGATTACGTAGCGCCGCAGGTGTATTTCAGTTCCGGCTTCGACAAAGTGCCGTACCGGGCGCTGGTCAACTGGTGGTCGAAAAACAGTTTCAACCGCCATCTGTACATCGGCCACGGGACGTACCGGCTGGGAAATGTTCGGGAGCGGGATAAAAAGTGGTTTGACCCCGCCGAAATGCCGGGACAGGTCCGGTACAACCGGCAGTATCCGTCCGTGCACGGAAGCATTTATTTCAGTTCCAGGTCGCTCATGAATAACCCGTACAGTTTTCGGGATTCGCTGCTGACCGACCTTTACCGTTTTCCGGCGCTGGTGCCGGCGATGCCCTGGAAAGATGCCGAACCGCCGTATCCGCCGCGGTCCCTGAAAGCCATGCCGACACCCGGCGGGGTGGAGCTGGCCTGGCAAAAGCCGGAGAACGCCGCCGATGGGGATGCCGTTCGGTATTATGTCCTGTACCGCTTCGCCGAGATGGATAAACTGACCACCGAAGACCCGCGCCACATTCTGGCCCTGTGCATTGGTGAACAGACGAACCGGTACGTCGACCGGACGGCCGAGCCGGACAAAAAATACACCTATGTGTTGACGGCCGTTGACCGGATGCACAACGAAAGTGCCCCGGCGCGGCTGGATATCAAAATCCCATAA
- a CDS encoding 4-hydroxy-3-methylbut-2-enyl diphosphate reductase has product MKSFNIPDYYRSRIISPLKEYRRKRDKLKRDFAPTVLDFGPVRFLIARHFGFCYGVENAIEIAYKAISENVGKRIFLLSEMIHNPDVNRDLLDRGVRFIMDTKGQQLIAWDELTADDIVIVPAFGTTLEIQQRLAEIGVNVDRYDTTCPFVEKVWNKANQIGKKAYTVVVHGKPTHEETRATFSHSKEGAPTVVVKDMKQTERLARYILGELPREQFFEEFAGQYSEGFDPDRDLQRIGVVNQTTMLASDTQGIADYLKQVMVQKFGLSMEDAEERFANTRDTLCYATNDNQDATYALLTFPAHLAIVAGGYNSSNTSHIVELCEEKLPTYFIESEQKILSPTLIRHFNLHTKEEVVTENFLPSDEPVTILLTCGASCPDAVVEGILTKIVGYFKDAKSVDEVMAAFAE; this is encoded by the coding sequence ATGAAATCATTCAACATTCCTGATTATTACCGTAGCCGGATCATTAGTCCGCTCAAAGAATACCGCCGCAAACGGGACAAACTGAAACGCGACTTTGCCCCTACCGTGCTGGATTTCGGCCCCGTCCGCTTCCTGATCGCCCGGCATTTTGGGTTCTGCTACGGTGTAGAGAACGCTATCGAAATTGCCTACAAAGCGATATCGGAGAACGTCGGCAAGCGGATTTTTCTGCTGAGCGAAATGATTCACAACCCGGATGTCAACCGGGATTTGCTGGACCGCGGGGTTCGGTTCATCATGGATACCAAAGGGCAGCAGCTGATTGCGTGGGACGAACTTACCGCCGATGACATTGTGATTGTTCCGGCGTTCGGGACCACGCTGGAGATTCAGCAGCGGCTGGCGGAAATCGGCGTCAATGTAGACCGCTACGACACGACCTGCCCGTTCGTCGAAAAAGTCTGGAACAAGGCCAACCAGATTGGCAAAAAAGCGTATACCGTTGTTGTGCACGGCAAGCCGACGCATGAAGAAACGCGCGCCACGTTCTCGCACAGCAAGGAAGGCGCCCCGACGGTGGTCGTCAAAGATATGAAGCAGACCGAGCGTTTGGCCCGGTACATCCTCGGCGAACTGCCCCGCGAGCAGTTTTTTGAGGAATTCGCCGGTCAGTATTCCGAAGGTTTCGACCCCGACCGGGATTTGCAGCGCATCGGCGTCGTCAACCAGACGACCATGCTGGCTTCGGACACGCAGGGAATTGCGGACTACCTCAAGCAGGTGATGGTGCAGAAGTTCGGCCTGTCGATGGAAGATGCCGAGGAACGGTTTGCCAATACCCGCGATACGCTCTGCTACGCCACCAACGACAACCAGGACGCCACCTACGCCCTGCTGACGTTTCCGGCGCATCTGGCTATCGTCGCCGGGGGCTACAACAGTTCGAACACGTCCCACATTGTGGAGCTTTGCGAAGAAAAACTGCCGACCTATTTCATCGAGTCCGAACAGAAGATTCTGTCTCCGACGCTGATCCGGCATTTCAACCTGCACACCAAAGAAGAGGTGGTTACCGAAAATTTCCTCCCGTCCGACGAGCCGGTAACGATTCTGCTCACCTGCGGCGCCTCCTGCCCTGATGCGGTGGTGGAGGGCATTCTGACCAAAATTGTCGGTTATTTCAAGGACGCCAAATCGGTTGATGAGGTGATGGCGGCTTTCGCCGAATAA
- a CDS encoding flavin reductase family protein has protein sequence MPKRLLKYKNYDVHSITTVSGERKNANIATWVMPTQLGGGMLAVALYKIDYTIELVRESGLLNVNLLARDQTALIARLGRKSGRETDKFKCLPHALDERGCPYLSEAVGYAQCRVVRSVDGGDHEVFICEVLKQTVLNPDKEVLTNDFLLAKGLVRA, from the coding sequence ATGCCCAAGCGCCTGCTGAAGTACAAAAATTACGACGTTCACTCCATCACGACGGTATCCGGCGAACGAAAAAACGCCAACATCGCCACTTGGGTCATGCCGACACAACTGGGCGGCGGCATGCTGGCCGTGGCCCTGTACAAAATCGATTACACCATCGAACTGGTGCGGGAAAGTGGTCTGCTGAATGTGAACCTGCTGGCCCGGGACCAGACCGCACTGATTGCCCGATTAGGCCGCAAGTCGGGCCGGGAAACCGACAAGTTCAAATGCCTGCCGCACGCCCTCGACGAACGGGGCTGTCCGTATCTGTCCGAAGCCGTCGGCTACGCACAATGCCGGGTCGTCCGCTCCGTCGACGGCGGCGACCACGAGGTCTTTATCTGTGAAGTGCTGAAACAAACCGTCCTGAATCCGGATAAAGAAGTGCTGACGAATGATTTTCTGCTGGCGAAAGGACTGGTGAGGGCGTAA
- a CDS encoding GH3 auxin-responsive promoter family protein, whose translation MTLLNTTLKWLLKRRLPRLEYMMKHPEEIQQGVFRQLIEKGKRTEFGRQHQFSDIRTIRGFQERVPVSAYEDLFPYIERVMKGERNVLWPTPIHWFSKSSGTTNARSKFIPVSQESLDECHFRGGKDLMAFYIANRPESKVFEGKGVSIGGSLHDNPYSSHGFAGDVSAVIMKNLPTWGQYIRTPPLEVALMGEWEAKIERMAEITSKENVTSILGVPTWTLVLLERILQLTGKRNILEVWPNFEVFIHGAVAFQPYRDLFSHDVFPSKDITYLETYNASEGFFAVQDDLSRIGEMMLMLDYGIFYEFVPVEQAEDPYPRALTIDEVEIDKNYALVISTNGGLWRYRVGDTVRFTSLYPHRLKVSGRTKHFINAFGEEVIVENAETAITRACEATGAAVSDYTAGPVYMGSGTHGRHEWVIEFSHDPDDQERFNQILDETLRQVNSDYDAKRYNDMVLKEPIVHVVPRGTFYAWMGNRGKLGGQHKVPRLSNSREYLDDILNRAADRLDYAD comes from the coding sequence ATGACCTTGCTAAATACCACACTCAAATGGCTCCTGAAGCGGCGTTTACCGCGCCTGGAGTACATGATGAAGCATCCGGAGGAAATCCAGCAAGGCGTATTTCGACAACTAATCGAAAAAGGAAAACGAACCGAATTTGGGCGGCAGCACCAGTTTTCGGACATCCGCACCATCCGCGGATTTCAGGAACGGGTGCCCGTTTCGGCCTATGAAGACCTGTTTCCGTACATCGAACGGGTCATGAAAGGCGAACGGAATGTGCTCTGGCCAACGCCGATCCACTGGTTTTCCAAATCGTCCGGCACCACCAACGCCCGGAGTAAGTTCATTCCCGTTTCGCAGGAATCCCTGGACGAATGTCATTTTCGCGGCGGCAAGGACCTGATGGCGTTTTACATCGCCAACCGGCCCGAAAGTAAGGTCTTCGAAGGCAAGGGCGTTTCCATCGGCGGCAGTCTGCACGACAACCCGTACAGCAGTCACGGCTTCGCGGGCGACGTATCGGCCGTGATTATGAAAAACCTGCCCACCTGGGGCCAGTACATCCGCACGCCGCCTCTCGAAGTGGCCCTGATGGGCGAATGGGAGGCGAAGATTGAGCGCATGGCGGAAATCACCTCGAAGGAAAACGTCACGAGCATCCTCGGCGTACCAACTTGGACGCTGGTGCTGCTCGAACGGATTCTGCAACTGACGGGCAAGCGTAATATTCTGGAAGTCTGGCCGAATTTTGAAGTGTTCATTCACGGCGCCGTGGCTTTCCAGCCGTACCGGGATTTGTTTTCGCACGATGTTTTCCCGTCGAAAGACATTACCTACCTCGAAACGTACAACGCGTCCGAAGGCTTCTTTGCCGTGCAGGACGACCTGAGCCGGATTGGCGAGATGATGCTGATGCTCGATTACGGCATTTTCTACGAGTTTGTTCCAGTGGAGCAGGCCGAAGACCCGTATCCGCGCGCGCTGACCATCGACGAGGTGGAAATTGATAAAAATTACGCCCTCGTCATCTCGACGAACGGCGGGCTGTGGCGCTACCGCGTCGGCGATACGGTACGCTTTACGTCGCTGTATCCGCACCGGCTGAAAGTCAGCGGCCGGACGAAGCATTTCATTAATGCCTTTGGCGAGGAAGTGATCGTGGAAAATGCCGAAACGGCCATTACCCGGGCCTGTGAGGCTACGGGCGCGGCGGTCAGCGACTATACGGCGGGTCCGGTGTACATGGGCAGCGGCACGCATGGCCGCCACGAGTGGGTCATCGAGTTCAGCCACGACCCCGACGACCAGGAGCGTTTCAACCAGATTCTGGACGAAACCCTGCGGCAGGTGAACTCCGACTACGACGCCAAGCGCTACAACGATATGGTGCTCAAGGAACCTATTGTCCACGTTGTGCCTCGCGGCACGTTCTACGCCTGGATGGGCAATCGCGGCAAGCTGGGCGGACAGCACAAGGTACCCCGCCTGAGCAACAGCCGGGAGTATCTGGACGATATTCTGAACCGCGCAGCGGACCGGCTGGATTACGCGGACTAA
- a CDS encoding glycerophosphodiester phosphodiesterase family protein, whose protein sequence is MFAQSAAPFDLQGHRGCRGLMPENSIPAFKKALDLGVTTLELDVVISQDRQVVVSHEPYMNAAYCLTPGGQPVDKKSEKNLNLFRMTYDQIKQYDCGSAGNPSYPEQEKIKVAKPLLKDVIREAEAYRKSKNLPPVSFNIEIKSDQKEYGVSQPAVDEFSDLVHGVIAEQLPAERVILQSFDFNVLKHWKKEIEAGRYRKVRLAALVSNQRSWETHLDELGFVPDVYSPNHLLLGKTKIQALQKRGIQVIPWTVNDAERMKKLKNWGVDGLITDYPDRAKGL, encoded by the coding sequence ACCGTGGCTGCCGCGGACTGATGCCGGAAAACTCGATTCCCGCGTTTAAAAAAGCTTTGGATCTGGGCGTGACGACGCTGGAGCTGGACGTAGTGATCAGCCAGGACCGGCAGGTGGTGGTATCGCACGAACCGTACATGAACGCGGCGTACTGCCTGACGCCCGGCGGGCAGCCAGTGGATAAAAAGTCGGAAAAAAATCTGAATCTGTTTCGGATGACCTACGACCAGATAAAACAATACGACTGTGGGTCCGCCGGAAACCCCTCGTATCCGGAGCAGGAAAAAATAAAAGTGGCCAAACCGCTGCTGAAAGATGTCATTCGGGAGGCAGAAGCGTACCGGAAAAGTAAAAACCTGCCGCCGGTTTCATTTAACATTGAGATCAAAAGCGACCAAAAAGAATACGGCGTGTCGCAGCCGGCCGTTGACGAATTTTCCGACCTGGTACACGGGGTAATAGCCGAACAACTTCCGGCTGAGCGCGTTATACTGCAGAGTTTCGATTTCAACGTCCTGAAACACTGGAAAAAGGAGATAGAAGCGGGCCGCTACCGAAAGGTCCGGCTGGCCGCTTTGGTGTCGAATCAAAGAAGCTGGGAAACGCATCTGGACGAGCTTGGCTTCGTGCCCGACGTCTACAGTCCGAACCACCTGCTGCTGGGGAAAACAAAAATCCAGGCGCTGCAAAAGCGGGGAATACAGGTGATTCCGTGGACCGTTAACGATGCCGAACGGATGAAGAAGCTGAAAAACTGGGGCGTTGACGGACTCATTACCGATTACCCCGACCGGGCGAAAGGTTTGTAA